In Paeniglutamicibacter kerguelensis, one genomic interval encodes:
- a CDS encoding serine hydrolase domain-containing protein produces the protein MTEATDQHRPTAAQWQEPEQLRWSFQHMDRLFPSATIAAAGPAAELARHPQELRALEVPLPGGVSLSVAEILALTGTDAWAVLHGDRLVTEEYFGEMAADTRHLLMSVSKSLVSCIVGSLAGSGAIDLARGIEHYIPELRGTGYEGATVRHLLDMRSGIRFSEEYLDPASEVRQLDQAIGWAPPVPGGPATLKEFLRSLESEREHGGSFAYRSCETDVLGSLCEEAGGKPFAELATELLWSRIGACNDAYLVQDAQGTGVFDAGICATLGDLVRFGAMIRNGGVSLTGQRVLDSAWVDDIFAGGTDSAEAFAAGDHAEDMPGGMYRSQFWFPSGDRDAAFCLGIHGQTIYINRASGVVGVKLSSTALPVDPFEGPAAEAMFGAINEHLLATSATTGN, from the coding sequence ATGACCGAGGCCACCGACCAGCACCGCCCCACCGCCGCACAATGGCAGGAACCCGAACAGCTGCGCTGGTCGTTCCAGCACATGGACCGGCTCTTCCCGAGCGCAACCATCGCCGCCGCCGGCCCGGCGGCGGAACTCGCCCGGCATCCGCAAGAGCTGCGGGCCCTTGAGGTGCCGCTGCCCGGCGGCGTCAGCCTAAGCGTCGCCGAGATCCTGGCGCTGACCGGCACCGACGCGTGGGCGGTGCTGCACGGGGACCGGCTGGTCACCGAGGAGTACTTCGGGGAGATGGCCGCCGACACCCGCCACCTGCTGATGTCGGTGAGCAAGTCCCTGGTGTCCTGCATCGTCGGTTCGCTGGCCGGCTCCGGCGCCATCGACCTGGCCAGGGGGATCGAGCACTACATCCCCGAGCTGCGCGGCACCGGGTACGAGGGCGCCACCGTGCGGCACCTGCTGGACATGCGCAGCGGCATCAGGTTCTCAGAGGAGTACCTCGACCCGGCATCGGAGGTCCGGCAACTCGACCAGGCGATCGGTTGGGCGCCGCCGGTTCCGGGAGGCCCCGCGACGCTCAAGGAATTCCTGCGGAGCCTGGAAAGCGAGCGGGAACACGGCGGCAGCTTCGCCTACCGTAGCTGCGAGACCGACGTGCTCGGCTCGCTCTGCGAGGAAGCCGGCGGCAAGCCGTTCGCGGAGCTGGCCACGGAGCTGCTTTGGTCAAGGATCGGCGCCTGCAACGACGCCTACCTCGTCCAGGACGCGCAGGGCACCGGCGTGTTCGACGCCGGCATCTGCGCCACGCTGGGCGACCTGGTCCGGTTCGGGGCGATGATCCGGAACGGCGGGGTGTCGCTGACCGGGCAACGGGTGTTGGACAGCGCCTGGGTGGATGACATCTTTGCCGGAGGAACGGACTCGGCGGAGGCATTCGCCGCGGGGGACCATGCGGAAGACATGCCCGGGGGCATGTACCGGAGCCAGTTCTGGTTCCCCTCGGGGGACCGGGACGCGGCCTTCTGCCTGGGCATCCACGGGCAGACGATCTACATCAACCGCGCAAGCGGCGTGGTCGGGGTGAAGCTCTCCTCGACCGCGCTTCCCGTGGACCCGTTCGAGGGTCCGGCGGCGGAAGCGATGTTCGGCGCGATCAACGAGCACCTCCTGGCCACCTCCGCAACCACGGGCAACTGA
- a CDS encoding amidohydrolase, translated as MTTTLYTNARIFTADTDPDASWTEALVVENGKITFAGTSAKARALAGPGAERVDLDGRLVVPGFIDSHTHLLMTGEALAKVELTSARTVGEIQARLAAARAAAPGAARVLGRGWLFDSVPDGRPTAAMLDAAVPDVPVYLDNNDYHSCWVNGAALAELGITRETPDPIGGRIVRDENGDATGLLLETAAQQIVWPHLASVTTDAERDAGLDRVFEAYLAAGVTGAVDMAFDEIGLATLERALQRHGGRLPMRLAAHWFISNTGDEAANTAQVRRAAELAARDFGPSFRVVGVKFVSDGVIDACTAAMHEPYFDGGNEGPIWPLDQLKPVLAAADAAGLQVAVHAIGDAASTIALDAIEHAINLNGPRERSHRIEHLEYAAPGTAERMAQLGVTASMQPVHTDSAVRENWDAMLGDERTERGFAWPEYEAAGALLAFSSDAPTAPHAALPNLYVATTRRSALDPSRGAVEPDLALPLANAIIHATRDSAQSVGDGATHGRLAAGYSADFAVIDADPFIEGNDVLLTARVLRTVVAGQDAYDAELSASGLAG; from the coding sequence GTGACCACCACGCTGTACACAAACGCCCGCATCTTCACCGCCGACACCGACCCGGACGCGTCCTGGACCGAGGCACTGGTCGTCGAAAACGGGAAGATCACCTTTGCCGGAACCTCCGCCAAGGCCCGGGCCCTCGCCGGCCCCGGCGCCGAGCGGGTCGACCTTGACGGCCGCCTGGTGGTTCCCGGCTTCATCGACTCGCACACCCACCTGCTGATGACCGGCGAGGCCCTGGCCAAGGTCGAGCTCACCTCGGCCCGCACCGTGGGGGAAATCCAGGCCCGGCTCGCCGCAGCCCGGGCGGCGGCCCCCGGGGCCGCACGCGTGCTCGGCCGCGGTTGGCTCTTCGACTCGGTTCCCGACGGCCGGCCGACGGCCGCCATGCTCGACGCGGCGGTCCCCGATGTGCCCGTCTACCTGGACAACAACGACTACCACTCCTGCTGGGTCAACGGCGCGGCGCTGGCCGAGCTGGGCATCACCCGCGAGACGCCGGACCCGATCGGCGGGCGGATCGTGCGCGACGAAAACGGGGACGCCACGGGCCTGCTGCTGGAAACCGCAGCCCAGCAGATCGTTTGGCCGCACCTTGCCTCGGTGACCACCGACGCCGAGCGCGATGCGGGCCTTGACCGGGTCTTCGAGGCGTACCTTGCCGCCGGGGTCACCGGCGCGGTGGACATGGCCTTCGACGAGATCGGCCTGGCCACGCTCGAGCGCGCGCTGCAACGCCACGGTGGCCGGCTGCCCATGCGCCTGGCGGCGCACTGGTTCATCTCCAACACCGGGGACGAGGCGGCAAACACCGCCCAGGTGCGGCGCGCGGCCGAGCTGGCGGCCCGCGACTTCGGCCCGAGCTTCCGGGTGGTCGGCGTGAAGTTCGTGTCCGACGGGGTGATCGACGCCTGCACCGCAGCCATGCACGAACCATACTTCGACGGCGGCAACGAGGGACCGATCTGGCCGCTGGACCAGCTCAAGCCGGTCCTCGCCGCGGCGGATGCCGCGGGGCTGCAGGTCGCCGTGCACGCCATCGGCGACGCGGCAAGCACCATTGCCTTGGACGCGATCGAACACGCCATCAACCTCAACGGGCCGCGGGAACGCAGCCACCGCATCGAGCACCTGGAATACGCCGCGCCCGGCACCGCCGAACGCATGGCGCAGCTCGGGGTCACCGCGTCCATGCAGCCGGTGCACACCGACTCGGCGGTGCGCGAGAACTGGGATGCGATGCTCGGGGACGAGCGCACCGAGCGCGGCTTCGCCTGGCCGGAGTACGAGGCCGCCGGCGCGCTGCTGGCCTTCTCCTCCGACGCGCCGACGGCACCCCACGCGGCGTTGCCCAACCTGTACGTCGCCACGACCCGGCGTTCGGCGCTGGATCCCTCCCGCGGCGCCGTCGAGCCGGACCTGGCACTGCCGCTGGCCAACGCGATCATCCATGCCACCCGCGATTCCGCCCAATCCGTGGGCGACGGCGCCACCCACGGGCGGTTGGCCGCGGGATACTCCGCGGACTTCGCGGTCATCGACGCGGACCCCTTCATCGAGGGCAACGACGTGCTGCTCACCGCCCGCGTGCTGCGCACCGTGGTGGCAGGGCAGGACGCCTACGACGCGGAACTCTCCGCATCCGGTCTGGCCGGCTAG
- a CDS encoding MFS transporter — translation MSHAPNAGRIPLRLPSASATFAIAIAGYLGVNLSPYMITALEVSIGVDFITAGWIVTGVLLATAIVGLSVAPLCVGRSRLSVARGGLLLGLLAFGAAALVPSPAVIIAGLLIGGAGAGGAVAASGAAFAAFINPDRVAGFNGLANRAVITVVLAVLPVLGLAPINVFGALALFSLIGLVLSAWLPQVPAEAPQAATAMAEAVPLHAGRTAARSGDRLVTVAGFTLLVVFALWAVTEDSLWAMGGVLGESQAGVTPEGLGLALSGATAGGLIGSVLLMIVGGKLGRAVPLAVLMLLGSALKITTGFATDPTAFIVLFIAWNTVYAIAFMYFVAVAAALSADGRWSGPLLAVYLVGSSLTPVIGAGLLAALGNQGFTVFLGIASMVLAVPTVAIALLSTRLNRVTPAEGQAEEATSFATGTLAP, via the coding sequence ATGTCCCACGCTCCCAACGCAGGCCGCATCCCCCTGCGGCTGCCCAGCGCCTCGGCCACCTTTGCCATCGCCATCGCCGGCTACCTCGGTGTCAACCTGTCGCCGTACATGATCACCGCGCTGGAGGTGTCCATCGGGGTCGACTTCATCACCGCCGGGTGGATCGTCACCGGGGTGCTGCTGGCCACCGCGATCGTCGGCCTGTCCGTCGCGCCGCTGTGCGTCGGGCGCTCCCGGCTTTCCGTGGCCCGCGGCGGGCTGCTTCTGGGCCTGCTGGCCTTCGGTGCCGCCGCGCTGGTCCCCAGCCCGGCTGTGATCATCGCCGGCCTGCTGATCGGTGGCGCGGGGGCGGGCGGTGCGGTTGCTGCCTCCGGCGCCGCATTCGCCGCGTTCATCAACCCGGACCGCGTTGCCGGGTTCAACGGGCTGGCCAACCGCGCGGTGATCACCGTGGTGCTTGCCGTGCTGCCGGTGCTGGGGCTCGCCCCGATCAACGTCTTCGGCGCACTGGCGCTGTTCAGCCTGATCGGCCTGGTGCTCAGCGCCTGGCTGCCGCAGGTGCCGGCCGAGGCCCCGCAGGCCGCGACCGCAATGGCCGAGGCCGTGCCGCTGCACGCCGGCCGCACGGCCGCGCGGTCCGGGGACAGGCTGGTGACTGTCGCCGGCTTCACCCTGCTGGTGGTCTTCGCGCTCTGGGCGGTGACGGAGGATTCGCTCTGGGCTATGGGTGGGGTGCTCGGCGAATCCCAGGCCGGGGTGACCCCTGAGGGCCTGGGCCTGGCGCTCAGCGGAGCCACGGCCGGCGGGCTGATCGGTTCGGTGCTGCTGATGATCGTCGGCGGAAAGCTGGGACGCGCCGTCCCGCTGGCCGTCCTGATGCTGCTGGGCAGCGCCCTGAAGATCACCACCGGATTCGCCACCGACCCCACCGCGTTCATCGTCCTGTTCATCGCCTGGAACACCGTCTACGCCATCGCGTTCATGTACTTCGTGGCGGTGGCCGCGGCGCTCTCGGCCGACGGGCGCTGGTCCGGCCCGCTGCTGGCCGTCTACCTGGTCGGCTCCAGCCTGACCCCGGTGATCGGCGCAGGGCTGTTGGCCGCGCTCGGTAACCAGGGCTTCACCGTCTTCCTGGGCATTGCCAGCATGGTGCTGGCCGTCCCGACCGTCGCCATCGCGCTGCTCTCTACGCGGCTGAACCGGGTGACGCCGGCCGAGGGTCAGGCCGAAGAGGCGACGTCGTTCGCAACGGGGACCCTCGCCCCGTAG
- a CDS encoding TetR/AcrR family transcriptional regulator C-terminal domain-containing protein — MARPHRPVLTAEIIADAAIALIDSGEPFGVNALARALGVKPPSLYNHVQGLEAIIELVRGRLADRYMADLPVNAPWDETIESIIRAERVMYTSHPHVVPLIATSTVTDQQAITAYDSIASSLVDAGFPDDEVLVLVQLFDAFALGSGLDYAAPDAVWRPEGETRNLGRLLELEPRGKVRSNQAFEIGLSMLLDAMRVRLEGHQQD; from the coding sequence ATGGCACGACCGCACCGTCCCGTGCTCACGGCGGAAATCATCGCCGACGCAGCCATCGCGCTCATCGACTCCGGGGAACCCTTCGGGGTCAACGCCCTGGCCCGGGCTCTGGGCGTCAAACCGCCCTCCCTCTACAACCATGTCCAGGGGCTTGAGGCCATCATCGAATTGGTGCGCGGACGCCTGGCGGACCGGTACATGGCGGATCTGCCCGTCAACGCGCCCTGGGACGAGACCATCGAATCGATCATCCGTGCCGAGCGAGTCATGTACACCTCGCACCCGCACGTCGTGCCGCTGATTGCCACCAGCACCGTGACCGACCAGCAGGCCATCACCGCCTATGACTCCATCGCCTCATCGCTTGTCGACGCCGGTTTCCCCGACGACGAAGTGCTGGTGCTCGTCCAGCTTTTCGACGCATTCGCGCTCGGGTCGGGTCTGGATTACGCGGCGCCCGATGCCGTCTGGCGGCCCGAGGGGGAAACCCGAAACCTGGGGCGGCTCCTGGAGCTCGAGCCGCGCGGGAAGGTGCGCAGCAACCAGGCCTTCGAAATCGGGCTTTCGATGCTGCTGGACGCCATGCGCGTCCGGCTGGAGGGGCACCAGCAGGACTAA
- a CDS encoding DUF429 domain-containing protein, with amino-acid sequence MKTLGVDLAADPKKTAVAAIHWTGENASLTHLSLAVTDDEIVDLFGTTDVTGIDCPLGWPEALLPFLIGHQLNDPQTVLEQDGLVGRRRLAYRATDRFVTATTGIRPLSVSADRLGHTAMRCAAIQAKIGQVHGTQSRDGAGKLAEVYPAASLKLWGFKATKYKGTGSAETLARRELVEQLKVEAPWLQLGSHEEKMVASDDLLDAVIASLTARAVAVASTYGVDPSLASSARSEGWIHLPSGHLGDVFAHFKHPSQPQACR; translated from the coding sequence ATGAAGACACTTGGTGTAGATCTTGCGGCCGACCCGAAGAAAACGGCGGTTGCCGCCATCCATTGGACCGGTGAAAATGCATCACTAACTCATCTGTCTCTTGCTGTCACCGACGATGAAATTGTTGATCTTTTCGGGACAACAGACGTCACGGGAATCGATTGCCCGCTTGGCTGGCCGGAAGCGCTTCTCCCATTTCTGATTGGTCATCAACTGAACGATCCACAGACGGTGCTCGAACAGGATGGGCTGGTGGGTCGACGGCGTCTCGCCTATCGTGCCACTGACCGGTTCGTCACTGCGACCACGGGAATCAGACCACTTAGCGTCTCGGCCGATCGACTTGGACACACCGCAATGCGGTGTGCGGCAATTCAGGCGAAGATTGGGCAGGTGCACGGAACTCAGTCGCGTGACGGTGCGGGCAAATTGGCTGAGGTTTATCCAGCGGCATCGCTGAAGTTATGGGGATTCAAGGCAACCAAGTACAAGGGAACCGGTTCAGCCGAAACCTTGGCGCGGCGCGAATTGGTCGAGCAGTTGAAAGTCGAAGCTCCGTGGCTTCAGTTGGGATCACACGAAGAGAAGATGGTGGCCTCTGACGATCTCTTGGACGCGGTCATTGCTTCGCTTACTGCCCGGGCGGTGGCGGTTGCTTCGACCTATGGTGTCGATCCGTCTCTGGCCAGCAGTGCTCGCAGCGAGGGCTGGATCCATCTTCCGAGCGGTCATCTGGGGGATGTCTTTGCGCATTTCAAGCACCCATCGCAGCCGCAGGCTTGCCGGTGA
- a CDS encoding DMT family transporter: MSWLVLVISGVLEAVWATALGKSEGFTRLAPSIVFVVGLILSMLGLAYAMRDLPVGTAYAVWVGIGATLTVVYAMATGDESVSLLKVLFLVMIVGGVVGLKSLH; encoded by the coding sequence ATGTCCTGGCTCGTACTTGTTATTTCCGGTGTTCTGGAGGCCGTTTGGGCCACCGCCCTGGGCAAATCCGAGGGCTTTACCCGCTTGGCCCCGTCCATCGTCTTTGTGGTGGGCTTGATCCTTAGCATGCTTGGACTTGCATACGCGATGCGGGATCTTCCGGTGGGCACCGCCTACGCGGTGTGGGTCGGAATCGGCGCGACATTGACCGTCGTTTATGCCATGGCCACGGGTGACGAATCGGTTTCGCTGCTGAAAGTGCTCTTCCTTGTCATGATTGTCGGCGGCGTGGTGGGGCTCAAGTCCCTTCACTAG
- a CDS encoding alkaline phosphatase D family protein, giving the protein MRAYALSMAGPEHGRWPDLVLFLGDQVYADSTSEEMQDFIRKRRNIKEEPGAELKDFEEYAHLYRLAWSDPANRWLLSTLPSAMIFDDHDIRDDWNSSLSWKQEMQKTSWWHERIVSGLGSYWIYQHLGNLSPKERAVDPLWRRISGHAGPGELDLTADLDAFAERVDAVPESYRWSYYRDWDQVRLIVVDSRAARKLEPEQRGLLDPAELAWLDERMRGGFRHLLIGTSLPFLLPMGLHHVESWDEVLSTGKRGRRQAWLGERLRLALDLEHWAAFQRSFQDVARFASEVADGKRGPAPQTVTFLSGDVHFSYVSEVERENGSRILQAVCSPIRNPLPRFLRYFAAAMAFGPAVPFGAWMARVAKVPNPPFRWDVIKGPWFDNNLAILEDTGDGLALSWLTGVVEDGDQMHPRLDSVAEATLEARRN; this is encoded by the coding sequence ATGCGTGCCTATGCCCTGTCCATGGCCGGGCCCGAGCACGGCCGCTGGCCCGATTTGGTGCTGTTCCTCGGCGACCAGGTCTATGCGGACTCCACCAGCGAAGAGATGCAAGATTTCATCCGCAAGCGCCGCAACATCAAGGAAGAGCCAGGGGCCGAGCTGAAGGACTTTGAGGAATACGCCCACCTGTACCGGTTGGCTTGGTCGGACCCGGCCAACCGCTGGCTTCTCTCAACCCTGCCCAGCGCCATGATTTTCGATGACCACGATATCCGCGACGACTGGAACTCATCGCTGAGCTGGAAACAAGAGATGCAGAAGACCAGTTGGTGGCACGAACGCATCGTTTCGGGTCTTGGCTCGTACTGGATCTATCAACACCTCGGCAACCTCTCGCCCAAGGAACGGGCAGTGGATCCGCTGTGGCGGCGCATCTCCGGCCACGCAGGTCCCGGCGAATTGGATCTGACCGCGGACTTGGACGCGTTCGCCGAGCGCGTCGATGCCGTGCCTGAAAGCTACAGGTGGAGCTACTACCGCGACTGGGATCAGGTGCGCCTAATCGTGGTGGACTCTCGGGCCGCCCGCAAGCTCGAACCCGAGCAGCGCGGCTTGCTCGACCCTGCGGAGCTTGCGTGGCTGGACGAGCGGATGCGGGGCGGTTTCCGCCACCTGCTGATCGGCACGTCACTGCCGTTTCTGCTGCCCATGGGTCTGCACCACGTGGAATCCTGGGACGAAGTTCTCTCCACGGGCAAACGAGGACGCCGCCAGGCATGGCTCGGTGAACGGTTGCGCCTGGCCTTGGACCTTGAACATTGGGCAGCGTTCCAACGCAGCTTTCAGGACGTGGCCCGCTTCGCCTCCGAGGTCGCCGACGGCAAACGCGGGCCCGCCCCGCAAACTGTCACGTTCCTCTCGGGCGACGTGCACTTCTCCTACGTCTCCGAAGTCGAGCGGGAGAACGGCAGCAGGATCCTGCAGGCGGTCTGTTCGCCAATCAGAAACCCGCTTCCCCGGTTCCTTCGCTACTTTGCCGCAGCAATGGCCTTTGGACCCGCAGTCCCGTTCGGGGCCTGGATGGCGCGGGTCGCGAAGGTGCCAAATCCCCCGTTTCGTTGGGACGTGATCAAGGGCCCCTGGTTCGACAACAACCTCGCAATCCTGGAGGACACCGGCGATGGGCTGGCACTGAGCTGGCTCACCGGTGTGGTTGAGGATGGGGACCAGATGCACCCGAGGTTGGACAGTGTCGCCGAGGCAACCCTCGAGGCGCGGCGGAACTGA
- the lhgO gene encoding L-2-hydroxyglutarate oxidase, which translates to MTERIAIIGGGIIGVALARALAQRQTGEVTLFEKEDRLAEHQTGHNSGVVHAGLYYAEGSLKARLCAAGRVAIKEFCLEKSLPYRELGKLVVALDDSELTALADIEKRSRANGVPGLVRIEDSARLREIEPHVAGVAALHSPHTAVVDYAAITEAMAQDVRASGGTILLGQEVTALEIERGRVRVTTPVSDGVFDRVIACAGLQSDLVARMVGGDPSPKILPFRGEYWHLSGAANHLVKGMVYPVPDPRFPFLGVHFTRGVYDDVHMGPNAVPALAREGYNWSTISIRDTLESLRWPGALPLAKRHWRMGIDEIGGSLIKSLSYRKAQRFIPELKPADLAAKASAGVRAQAWGRDGSLVDDFAVDQVGPVTLLRNAPSPAATSSLSIAQYILENYLQVNVQL; encoded by the coding sequence ATGACAGAACGAATAGCAATCATTGGTGGCGGCATCATCGGGGTGGCCCTGGCGCGGGCCCTTGCCCAACGCCAGACCGGCGAGGTCACGCTCTTTGAAAAGGAAGACCGGCTGGCCGAGCACCAAACCGGCCACAATTCGGGGGTTGTGCATGCGGGCCTGTACTACGCGGAAGGTTCGCTCAAGGCCCGGCTATGCGCCGCGGGGCGTGTGGCAATCAAGGAATTCTGCCTGGAAAAGTCGCTGCCATACCGCGAGCTCGGAAAGCTGGTGGTGGCCCTTGACGACTCCGAACTAACGGCGCTGGCCGACATCGAGAAGCGCTCCCGCGCCAACGGGGTTCCCGGGCTCGTCAGGATCGAGGATTCCGCCAGGTTGCGCGAGATCGAACCGCATGTTGCGGGTGTGGCCGCCCTGCACTCGCCGCATACCGCGGTTGTCGACTACGCCGCGATCACCGAGGCCATGGCGCAGGACGTGCGGGCATCGGGCGGAACGATCCTGTTGGGCCAGGAAGTCACGGCACTGGAAATCGAGCGGGGTCGGGTGCGGGTCACCACCCCGGTTTCCGATGGGGTTTTCGACAGGGTCATAGCGTGTGCCGGGTTGCAATCGGACCTGGTCGCACGGATGGTCGGAGGCGACCCTTCGCCCAAGATCCTGCCCTTCCGCGGAGAATACTGGCACTTGTCGGGGGCGGCGAACCACCTGGTCAAGGGCATGGTCTACCCGGTGCCCGACCCGCGGTTCCCCTTCCTGGGTGTCCACTTCACCCGCGGCGTATATGACGACGTGCACATGGGCCCCAACGCCGTGCCGGCGCTGGCCCGCGAGGGCTACAACTGGTCCACGATCTCGATTCGGGACACCCTGGAATCGCTGCGGTGGCCAGGTGCCCTTCCGTTGGCGAAGCGGCATTGGCGCATGGGCATCGATGAGATCGGCGGGTCACTGATCAAGTCCCTTTCCTACCGGAAGGCCCAGCGGTTCATCCCCGAGCTGAAGCCCGCGGACCTCGCGGCCAAGGCTTCAGCCGGCGTCCGGGCACAGGCCTGGGGGAGGGACGGGTCGCTGGTGGATGACTTTGCCGTCGACCAGGTGGGGCCGGTGACATTGCTGCGCAACGCACCCTCGCCCGCCGCGACCTCGAGCCTGTCCATTGCCCAATACATCCTGGAGAACTACCTGCAGGTCAACGTCCAGCTGTAG
- a CDS encoding TIGR03364 family FAD-dependent oxidoreductase, whose amino-acid sequence MTGASHFDLAVVGAGVIGLAHAALALEQGQRVVVIERNDRPVGASIRNFGHVGITTQEGEGLDYALAGRKHWLRLAEQAGFWIREAGTLIVARAEDEWELLNRFAGDRGDAVELLTPGQVRDVATIRDPSLVGAAFCGNDLRVNSVEAIPSIASWLAGQGVEFRYRTQVSGIDSGIVQTSRGDVHASKIVVAAGHDTDRLFPDLAEEAEIERCLLHMLEVDAPEGSHFDPVILTGTAVLRYGGLATCDAADSIRERMHRESPELMEAFVNVKMSQRPNGRLVIGDTHAYAHTHDPFKDEELDNLLLREFERLLGAPLTVRQRWHGQYAFSKKEAFFVREPKPGVLIACVTNGTGMSTGMGFAESVLNRF is encoded by the coding sequence GTGACCGGCGCTTCCCACTTCGATCTCGCCGTCGTCGGCGCCGGGGTCATCGGCCTCGCGCACGCGGCGCTGGCCCTCGAGCAGGGCCAACGCGTCGTGGTCATCGAGCGAAACGACAGGCCCGTGGGCGCCTCGATCCGCAACTTCGGCCACGTCGGCATCACCACCCAGGAAGGCGAAGGCCTCGACTACGCGCTGGCCGGACGCAAGCACTGGTTGCGGCTGGCCGAACAGGCAGGCTTCTGGATTCGCGAGGCCGGGACGCTGATCGTTGCCCGTGCCGAGGACGAATGGGAGCTGCTGAACCGGTTCGCCGGGGACCGCGGCGACGCAGTTGAACTGCTGACCCCCGGGCAGGTGCGGGACGTTGCGACGATCCGCGACCCTTCCCTTGTCGGGGCCGCATTCTGCGGAAACGACCTGCGGGTGAATTCGGTGGAGGCGATCCCGTCGATCGCCAGCTGGCTCGCCGGGCAGGGCGTCGAGTTCCGGTACCGCACCCAGGTCTCCGGGATCGACTCCGGAATCGTCCAGACCAGCCGCGGCGACGTGCACGCCTCGAAGATCGTGGTCGCCGCCGGACACGACACCGACAGGCTCTTCCCCGACCTTGCGGAAGAAGCGGAAATCGAGCGTTGCCTGCTGCACATGCTGGAGGTCGATGCCCCCGAGGGAAGCCACTTTGACCCGGTGATCCTCACCGGCACCGCGGTCCTGCGCTACGGCGGACTGGCCACCTGCGACGCCGCGGACAGCATTCGTGAACGGATGCACCGGGAAAGCCCCGAGCTGATGGAGGCATTCGTCAACGTGAAGATGTCGCAGCGCCCCAACGGGAGGCTCGTGATCGGCGATACGCACGCCTACGCGCACACGCACGACCCGTTCAAGGACGAGGAGCTCGACAACTTGCTCCTGCGCGAATTCGAGCGCCTGCTCGGCGCCCCGCTGACCGTTCGCCAGCGCTGGCACGGGCAGTACGCCTTCTCCAAGAAGGAGGCCTTCTTCGTGCGGGAGCCCAAGCCCGGGGTGTTGATCGCCTGCGTGACCAACGGGACCGGCATGAGCACCGGAATGGGTTTTGCCGAGTCGGTACTCAACCGTTTCTAG
- a CDS encoding phosphonatase-like hydrolase, translating to MVTLITLDIAGTTVDEGGAVYASLKAVIEDALSVTISEEQLRPALGSNKHEAIAGFLDTFTGEADPEEVERLYELFRARLTQSYIDTPPVALPGVAEAIDRMRAAGMTVALTTGFSRSIAMLILDAIGWTVGRSADDQVDFLLTSDDVQAGRPSPEMIQAAMARSGVTDPQQVLAAGDTELDLASGMNAAAKYVIAVTTGAQSAEHLAGFPHTHVCDVRDLPELLGVRADVLTAVQ from the coding sequence ATGGTTACCTTGATAACCCTTGACATCGCGGGCACTACTGTCGACGAAGGCGGTGCGGTGTATGCATCGTTGAAGGCCGTCATCGAGGACGCGCTCTCGGTCACCATCTCGGAGGAACAGCTGCGTCCGGCTCTTGGCTCCAACAAGCATGAGGCCATCGCCGGCTTCCTTGACACGTTCACCGGGGAAGCCGACCCCGAGGAAGTGGAACGCCTCTACGAACTGTTCCGCGCCCGCCTGACCCAGAGCTACATCGATACGCCGCCGGTCGCACTGCCGGGCGTCGCCGAGGCCATTGACAGGATGCGGGCCGCGGGCATGACCGTGGCACTGACCACCGGCTTCAGCCGCTCCATCGCCATGCTGATCCTCGACGCCATCGGGTGGACCGTGGGGCGCAGCGCCGATGACCAGGTGGACTTCCTCCTCACCTCCGACGATGTCCAGGCCGGACGTCCGTCCCCGGAAATGATCCAGGCAGCCATGGCCAGGTCCGGAGTCACCGACCCGCAGCAGGTCCTCGCAGCCGGCGACACCGAGCTGGACCTGGCCTCGGGCATGAACGCCGCCGCCAAGTACGTCATTGCCGTCACCACTGGTGCGCAAAGCGCCGAACACCTGGCCGGCTTCCCGCACACGCACGTCTGCGACGTCCGCGACCTGCCCGAACTGCTTGGCGTTCGTGCCGACGTGCTGACGGCCGTCCAGTGA